From the genome of Thermogutta terrifontis, one region includes:
- the gcvPA gene encoding aminomethyl-transferring glycine dehydrogenase subunit GcvPA: MAYLPQTEQEVKAMLAAIGVQSIDELFAHLPSDVRFQGQLKIPPALSELELTQHMEDLAQRNVGTHQKVCFLGGGAYDHFIPAVVDFIASRSEFYTSYTPYQPEVSQGNLQVFFEYQTLITQLTGLDVSNASLYDGATTLAEAVLMCLSHQTGRKRVIVPQNVHPEYRAVLATYLSHVSAEIITLATPRGIIDADSLARVVNDQTACVILQQPNFFGCVEAARKISEITHAAGALLIAVVDPISLGVLRRPGDYGADIAVAEGQSLGLPLAWGGPYLGILACREAFLRRLPGRLVGQTVDRRGQRCWVLTLQTREQHIRREKATSNICTNQGLMALRATVYLAALGPHGLRAVAELCLQKAHYLRERLQREAGFQPLFNAAFFKEFAVAAESPAEVKTLLEIATDAGFFAGIPLGRWFPELANALLIAVTEKRTQAEMDRLTAILASARTRADSRAIDRKSSMTPSSQRTVQVE; this comes from the coding sequence ATGGCTTATCTTCCGCAAACCGAGCAAGAAGTCAAAGCGATGCTTGCCGCGATTGGCGTGCAAAGCATCGATGAGCTGTTTGCCCATCTACCGTCTGACGTGCGCTTTCAGGGCCAGCTGAAAATTCCGCCGGCGCTTTCCGAATTGGAACTCACCCAACACATGGAGGATCTGGCGCAGCGGAACGTGGGAACCCATCAAAAGGTGTGCTTTTTGGGAGGAGGGGCTTACGACCATTTCATCCCCGCCGTGGTCGATTTCATTGCCTCTCGAAGTGAGTTTTACACTTCCTACACTCCCTATCAGCCGGAGGTGAGCCAGGGCAATCTTCAAGTTTTCTTCGAGTACCAGACGCTCATCACGCAGTTGACGGGTTTGGATGTCTCAAACGCCAGCCTCTATGACGGGGCCACCACCCTTGCCGAGGCGGTTCTCATGTGTCTGAGCCACCAAACCGGCCGAAAACGGGTGATTGTGCCTCAGAATGTTCACCCAGAATATCGGGCGGTCCTGGCCACGTATCTTTCCCATGTCTCAGCGGAGATTATTACGCTGGCCACTCCGCGAGGAATCATCGATGCAGACAGCCTTGCGCGGGTAGTGAACGATCAAACGGCATGCGTCATCCTCCAACAGCCTAACTTTTTTGGATGTGTTGAGGCGGCCAGAAAGATAAGTGAAATCACACACGCCGCTGGGGCTTTACTCATCGCTGTGGTGGATCCGATCAGTCTGGGTGTGCTGCGTCGGCCAGGTGATTACGGCGCCGATATCGCAGTTGCTGAGGGTCAGTCGCTCGGATTGCCCTTGGCGTGGGGAGGCCCCTATCTGGGCATCCTCGCGTGCAGGGAGGCATTCCTGAGGCGACTGCCTGGACGATTGGTAGGTCAGACGGTGGACCGCCGCGGCCAGCGATGTTGGGTCCTCACGTTGCAGACGCGGGAGCAGCACATCCGGCGTGAAAAAGCCACCAGTAACATCTGCACCAACCAGGGGTTGATGGCCCTTCGGGCGACCGTCTATCTGGCGGCCCTGGGACCGCATGGACTTCGCGCCGTGGCCGAGCTGTGTTTGCAGAAAGCGCATTACCTCCGCGAGCGACTGCAGCGCGAGGCGGGCTTCCAGCCGCTCTTTAACGCGGCGTTTTTCAAGGAGTTCGCCGTGGCCGCCGAAAGCCCGGCTGAGGTGAAAACCCTTCTCGAAATCGCCACGGACGCTGGGTTCTTCGCCGGAATCCCATTGGGGCGGTGGTTCCCCGAGCTGGCGAACGCTTTGCTCATCGCCGTCACAGAAAAGCGTACGCAGGCTGAAATGGATCGCCTGACGGCCATTCTGGCCTCCGCTCGCACCCGAGCAGACTCCAGAGCAATCGATAGAAAATCTTCCATGACCCCTTCGTCGCAGCGAACTGTGCAGGTTGAATAA
- a CDS encoding sugar phosphate isomerase/epimerase family protein, with the protein MGKLPRRDFLRGALGVPLAAAAMADPFAWAFGVGDPSRTIRLGLVTYLWGRDWDLPTLLANCEKTGMEGVELRTEHAHGVEPEIGPEKRAEVRKRFADSPVVLVGLGSNEAFHYPEPERLKQSIERTKAFIKLSHDVGGLGVKVKPNDLPKQVPQEKTIEQIGRALNELAAFAADYGQRLRLEVHGQCAPLPIMRKIMDVATHPNVGLCWNSNAEDLQGQGLEYNFNLVKDRLGDTVHVRELNLGDYPYQTLFNLLVANNYKGWILLECRTNPPDRIAALIEQRRVWEEMMANARKAA; encoded by the coding sequence ATGGGTAAGTTACCGCGCCGAGACTTTTTGAGGGGAGCATTAGGTGTACCGTTGGCCGCCGCGGCCATGGCCGATCCGTTCGCCTGGGCATTCGGCGTCGGGGATCCCTCGCGCACCATCCGTCTGGGGTTGGTCACCTATCTCTGGGGCCGGGATTGGGATCTACCAACTCTGCTTGCCAATTGTGAGAAGACGGGTATGGAGGGCGTTGAGCTACGCACGGAACACGCCCACGGTGTGGAGCCGGAGATCGGGCCCGAAAAACGCGCGGAAGTCAGGAAACGCTTCGCCGACAGCCCGGTCGTGCTTGTCGGGCTGGGATCCAACGAAGCCTTCCATTATCCTGAACCGGAACGTCTCAAGCAGTCCATTGAACGAACCAAGGCGTTCATCAAGCTGAGCCATGATGTGGGCGGCCTGGGCGTCAAAGTCAAGCCCAATGATCTGCCCAAACAGGTACCGCAGGAGAAGACCATTGAGCAGATTGGGCGGGCGCTCAATGAGCTGGCCGCTTTTGCCGCCGATTATGGACAGCGTCTAAGATTGGAGGTGCATGGTCAGTGCGCCCCGCTGCCCATCATGAGGAAGATCATGGATGTGGCCACCCATCCCAATGTTGGTCTGTGCTGGAACTCGAACGCTGAAGATCTTCAGGGTCAGGGGCTGGAATACAATTTCAATCTGGTCAAGGATCGGCTCGGCGATACGGTCCACGTCCGCGAATTAAATCTCGGCGATTACCCTTATCAAACTCTGTTCAACCTTCTGGTGGCCAACAACTACAAGGGCTGGATTCTTCTGGAATGCCGGACCAATCCGCCGGACCGCATCGCTGCCCTGATCGAACAGCGGCGGGTGTGGGAAGAAATGATGGCCAACGCGCGGAAAGCCGCCTGA
- a CDS encoding lipoate--protein ligase family protein, whose protein sequence is MIDSPRSGPYNMAADEWCAAWAAGHEAPILRLYRWHPATLSLGYFQRYEDRKSHPSSQSCPVVRRPSGGGAILHDREWTYALCLPAEHPLAKDRLLLYLTVHETLARWLQRWGVTAVVLRRENPPARCGQTPSRPCPFLCFQRRTVGDVVAVVDEETFSSCQSSGNQPTETNGSPGTAEPSPSCAESTVKLVGSAQRRTRNAVLQHGSILLGRSPWAPELPGVWEVTGHKDPIGHDSELFRDFAVAWPPLLAQALGWRLQHFPYSTERDSLFEELLARFSSQEWTCKSQSAIG, encoded by the coding sequence TTGATCGACTCGCCGCGAAGTGGCCCCTATAACATGGCGGCCGACGAGTGGTGTGCTGCCTGGGCGGCAGGTCATGAGGCGCCCATACTGCGGCTTTATCGGTGGCACCCCGCCACACTTTCGCTGGGGTATTTTCAGCGTTACGAAGACCGAAAAAGTCATCCGTCCAGCCAGTCCTGTCCGGTGGTGCGTCGCCCCAGCGGCGGTGGCGCGATCCTTCACGATCGCGAATGGACGTATGCCCTGTGCCTCCCGGCAGAACATCCCCTGGCCAAGGACCGTTTGTTGCTTTATCTGACCGTACATGAAACACTGGCACGCTGGCTGCAGCGCTGGGGAGTAACGGCGGTGGTGCTGCGTCGGGAGAATCCCCCGGCTCGCTGCGGTCAAACACCATCGCGTCCATGTCCGTTCCTCTGTTTTCAGCGTCGCACGGTGGGGGATGTCGTCGCCGTGGTCGATGAGGAGACTTTTTCGAGTTGTCAATCGTCCGGAAATCAGCCTACCGAAACGAACGGTAGCCCCGGAACAGCCGAACCATCTCCATCGTGCGCTGAATCGACGGTCAAGCTCGTCGGCAGTGCCCAGCGGCGAACTCGGAATGCTGTACTCCAACACGGCAGTATTCTTCTGGGGCGATCGCCTTGGGCACCGGAACTGCCCGGAGTTTGGGAAGTTACGGGACACAAAGACCCTATTGGTCATGACAGCGAGCTCTTTCGAGATTTTGCCGTGGCCTGGCCGCCGCTGCTTGCTCAAGCCCTGGGCTGGCGTTTGCAACATTTTCCTTATTCTACGGAACGAGATTCCCTCTTCGAGGAACTTCTCGCCCGCTTCTCTTCACAGGAGTGGACCTGCAAATCGCAGTCTGCCATAGGCTAA
- the gcvPB gene encoding aminomethyl-transferring glycine dehydrogenase subunit GcvPB: MRNKQATQLLFELSQPGCAEAIVPPCDVPSRPLAELVPPEELAETPPPLPEVSEPALIRHFINLSQLNMSVDTHFYPLGSCTMKYNPKRNDRLAQLPGFANLHPYQPLETVQGLLGALHALQQILAEIAGMEAVTLQPAAGAHGELTALLIAAAYFRHRGEHRTTVLIPDVAHGTNPASATMAGFRSVQVKSNTQGLVDLEDLRSKLNAQTAVFMITNPNTLGLFETQIRRIADMVHAVGGLVYMDGANMNAVMGIVRPGDCGADMMHYNPHKTFSGPHGGGGPGAGPVAVKKHLADFLPIPVIVETAPGQYTLDENRPLSIGRVRSFYGNISVLLRAYAYIRTQGPEGLRRVSERAVLNANYLLARVRSFLPVPYGHRCMHEFVASAMKIRASRNISAMDIAKRLLDYGFHAPTVYFPLVLREALMIEPTETETKATLDAFADTLKAILEEPPELVHEAPHTTPISRPDEVLAARAPILKWTPVSESASG, from the coding sequence ATGAGGAATAAACAGGCCACCCAGTTGCTGTTTGAGCTTTCTCAACCTGGATGTGCGGAAGCGATTGTTCCGCCGTGCGATGTGCCGTCGCGACCGCTGGCGGAGCTTGTCCCTCCTGAAGAGCTGGCCGAGACGCCGCCTCCTCTTCCGGAAGTGAGCGAGCCTGCGCTCATCCGGCATTTCATCAATCTTTCCCAGCTCAATATGTCGGTGGACACCCATTTCTATCCGCTGGGATCCTGTACGATGAAATACAATCCCAAGCGGAACGATCGGCTCGCTCAGTTGCCGGGCTTCGCCAATCTGCATCCTTACCAGCCGCTGGAAACAGTCCAGGGGCTTCTCGGTGCCCTCCACGCGCTGCAGCAGATCCTGGCCGAGATCGCAGGGATGGAAGCCGTGACGCTACAGCCGGCAGCTGGCGCGCACGGCGAACTGACAGCCCTCCTCATCGCGGCGGCTTACTTCCGGCATCGCGGCGAACACCGCACGACGGTGCTCATTCCCGATGTGGCCCACGGAACCAATCCCGCCAGTGCCACCATGGCCGGTTTTCGAAGTGTTCAGGTGAAAAGCAATACGCAGGGACTGGTCGATTTGGAGGATTTGCGGAGCAAGCTCAACGCGCAGACGGCCGTCTTTATGATCACCAATCCCAATACGCTGGGGTTGTTCGAAACGCAAATCCGTCGCATTGCCGACATGGTGCACGCGGTCGGTGGCCTCGTCTATATGGACGGCGCTAACATGAACGCCGTTATGGGAATCGTCCGCCCGGGAGACTGCGGTGCCGATATGATGCACTACAACCCGCACAAAACATTCAGCGGTCCTCACGGGGGTGGCGGACCTGGAGCCGGACCGGTCGCCGTCAAAAAACACCTCGCTGACTTTCTCCCCATCCCGGTAATCGTGGAGACGGCACCCGGTCAGTACACACTCGATGAAAATCGCCCGCTGTCTATTGGCCGAGTAAGAAGTTTCTACGGAAACATCAGTGTTCTTCTCCGGGCTTACGCTTACATCAGAACCCAGGGACCAGAAGGCCTGCGGCGGGTGAGCGAGCGGGCGGTCCTCAACGCCAATTACCTGCTGGCCCGCGTGCGATCGTTCTTACCGGTGCCTTACGGCCACCGCTGCATGCACGAGTTTGTGGCTTCCGCAATGAAGATTCGGGCGAGCCGAAACATTTCAGCGATGGACATTGCTAAGCGTCTTCTCGATTACGGATTTCACGCGCCAACGGTGTACTTCCCTCTGGTCCTGAGGGAGGCCCTGATGATTGAACCAACCGAGACGGAAACCAAGGCCACGCTGGACGCGTTCGCTGATACGCTCAAGGCCATCCTCGAAGAACCGCCCGAACTGGTCCACGAAGCCCCTCATACGACGCCCATTTCCCGGCCTGACGAGGTGTTGGCTGCCCGTGCACCGATCCTCAAATGGACGCCCGTCTCGGAAAGCGCAAGCGGTTGA
- a CDS encoding DUF6786 family protein — protein MVSGMRSCSLRVFFTLGTGIALLLVAGMAWAEDGKGKAMSYGEARQYLARHTKIYELLDEHGARVLICPEWQGRVMTSTCDGLHGLSFGFINKDFIDAGKPNPHFNNYGGEDRFWLSPEGGQFSLWFKKGAEQNLDNWFTPPALNEGAWEMISRPRDPFYRMRRRMELVNASGTEFKLEVTRDVRLLTSADLQRLFGDAAQDLTSRKVKLVGYETINRVVNLGEPMQKEKGLVSIWILGMFNAGPKTVVIVPYRPGDEATLGPVVKSDYFGPIPPERLKILPEAILFLADGNYRSKIGTSQKRARNVAGSMDFVHNVLTLVHFTMPEDPTQHLYMNNMWELPQAEPYVGDVANSYNDGPAGPDKPGLGPFYEIESLSPAKELKHGETLEHAHRTVHIQGDYETLKSIAKKVLGVDLDTVRKTMFSE, from the coding sequence ATGGTGAGCGGCATGAGGAGTTGCAGCCTGAGGGTGTTTTTCACACTGGGAACTGGGATCGCGCTACTTCTGGTGGCCGGGATGGCTTGGGCCGAAGATGGGAAGGGAAAAGCCATGAGTTACGGGGAAGCACGGCAGTACCTTGCCAGGCACACGAAAATCTACGAATTGCTGGACGAGCATGGCGCCCGCGTGCTGATCTGTCCGGAATGGCAGGGCCGCGTCATGACCTCCACCTGTGACGGCCTGCATGGTTTGAGCTTCGGGTTTATCAACAAGGATTTCATCGATGCTGGCAAGCCGAACCCGCATTTTAACAATTACGGTGGTGAAGATCGGTTTTGGCTTTCGCCGGAAGGCGGTCAATTCTCTCTGTGGTTCAAAAAGGGAGCAGAGCAGAATCTCGATAACTGGTTCACACCTCCGGCGCTCAACGAAGGTGCATGGGAGATGATCAGTCGACCCCGCGACCCGTTCTACCGCATGCGCCGCCGCATGGAACTCGTCAACGCCTCGGGAACGGAGTTTAAGCTGGAGGTGACGCGAGACGTGAGGTTGCTCACATCGGCCGACCTGCAGCGGCTGTTCGGCGATGCGGCCCAGGACCTGACTTCGCGAAAGGTGAAACTTGTGGGCTACGAGACAATCAACCGCGTTGTGAATCTCGGCGAGCCGATGCAAAAAGAGAAGGGGCTCGTCTCAATCTGGATTCTGGGAATGTTCAATGCCGGACCGAAGACGGTGGTCATTGTGCCGTACCGGCCGGGAGATGAGGCCACACTCGGCCCGGTGGTGAAATCCGATTACTTCGGCCCGATCCCTCCAGAACGCCTCAAGATTTTACCGGAAGCCATTCTCTTCCTCGCCGACGGCAACTACCGGTCGAAAATCGGGACGTCCCAGAAGCGGGCACGGAATGTGGCAGGTTCGATGGACTTCGTCCACAATGTGCTTACGCTGGTGCATTTCACAATGCCGGAAGACCCCACTCAGCATCTTTACATGAACAACATGTGGGAATTACCCCAGGCTGAGCCATATGTGGGCGACGTGGCCAACAGTTATAACGACGGACCAGCCGGCCCGGACAAGCCAGGGCTGGGACCCTTCTATGAAATTGAATCGCTTTCGCCGGCCAAAGAGCTCAAGCACGGCGAGACCCTGGAGCACGCCCATCGGACGGTCCATATCCAGGGAGATTACGAGACGCTCAAATCGATTGCGAAGAAAGTCCTGGGAGTGGATCTGGACACCGTCCGCAAGACGATGTTCAGCGAATGA
- the gcvH gene encoding glycine cleavage system protein GcvH — protein sequence MDAQDLKYTKTHEWVAISQNAEGKTIATVGITDFAVQAMSDLVFLELPPVGKQVRAGEPLGQIESVKAVSDIYSPVTGTVVEVHTDLTTHLEQLTADPFGQGWIAKLEVADTSELDQLLDRAAYEAQCASEAEEHG from the coding sequence GTGGACGCCCAGGACCTCAAGTACACGAAGACCCATGAATGGGTCGCCATTTCTCAGAATGCCGAAGGTAAGACGATTGCCACTGTAGGGATTACCGATTTCGCCGTCCAGGCAATGTCTGATCTGGTGTTTCTGGAATTGCCTCCCGTGGGAAAACAGGTACGGGCGGGGGAACCGCTCGGACAGATTGAATCCGTTAAGGCAGTCAGCGACATTTACAGCCCGGTAACCGGTACTGTGGTCGAGGTCCACACGGATCTGACGACACACCTCGAGCAATTGACTGCGGACCCATTCGGGCAAGGCTGGATTGCGAAGCTGGAGGTGGCCGATACAAGCGAATTGGATCAACTCTTGGACCGAGCCGCCTATGAAGCACAGTGTGCCTCGGAGGCAGAAGAGCACGGGTGA
- a CDS encoding class I SAM-dependent methyltransferase, translated as MLSRVLEPEVMDTLEEALDYDSMDHSEVNRVFVADFLAAGASPGKVADLGTGTALIPIELLRRNRQFQVVAVEYSRHMLLVAREHLRELGLLDKILLVRADAKRLPFADGAFTLVMSNSLIHHLPDPWQGIVEAHRITAPGGLLFFRDLARPEDEQRLQQLVMQYAGDANAHQQQMFADSLRAALTVEEMAELVTRLGYPPTSVRMTSDRHWTWCARKPRS; from the coding sequence ATGTTGAGTCGGGTCCTTGAACCGGAAGTGATGGACACCCTCGAAGAGGCCCTGGATTACGATTCCATGGACCATTCCGAGGTGAACCGGGTATTTGTGGCCGACTTTCTTGCCGCGGGAGCTTCCCCCGGAAAAGTCGCGGATTTGGGCACGGGCACGGCCCTGATACCAATTGAGCTACTCCGGCGGAATCGGCAATTCCAGGTGGTGGCGGTCGAGTACTCTCGGCATATGCTGCTGGTGGCTCGGGAACATCTCCGTGAGCTCGGCCTGCTCGATAAAATTCTTCTCGTTCGGGCGGATGCCAAGCGGCTGCCATTTGCTGATGGAGCTTTCACGCTGGTCATGTCCAACAGCCTCATTCATCATCTGCCTGACCCGTGGCAAGGGATCGTGGAAGCTCACCGCATCACCGCTCCGGGAGGACTCCTGTTCTTCCGAGATCTGGCACGGCCAGAGGACGAACAACGGTTGCAGCAACTGGTCATGCAGTACGCCGGGGATGCCAACGCTCATCAGCAGCAGATGTTCGCCGATTCCCTTCGGGCGGCCTTGACGGTGGAAGAGATGGCCGAGCTTGTCACTCGCCTGGGCTATCCGCCGACGTCGGTTCGTATGACCAGCGACCGCCACTGGACGTGGTGCGCTCGGAAACCACGTTCGTAA